From Streptomyces sp. 6-11-2, one genomic window encodes:
- a CDS encoding slipin family protein: MVQELVTAVISAGCVGFVYLAAAMRVVKQYERGVVFRLGRQTGEPRPPGLAMIIPFADRLYKVNMQIVTLPIPAQEGITRDNVTVRVDAVVYFKVVDASSALIRVEDYKFAVSQMAQTSLRSIIGKSDLDDLLSNREKLNQGLELMIDSPAVGWGVQIDRVEIKDVSLPDTMKRSMARQAEADRDRRARIINADAEFQASKKLAEAAQQMADTPAALQLRLLQTVTAVAAEKNSTLVLPFPVELLRFLEKAQREPEPEPHRSLDRSAAPAAPGPPEQLPEGARAAADDGDPAPEEAPITPVRSTADAVTPDPDGSAARTRS, encoded by the coding sequence CGCGGGGTGGTGTTCCGCCTCGGGCGGCAGACCGGCGAGCCGCGGCCGCCGGGCCTGGCCATGATCATCCCGTTCGCGGACCGGCTCTACAAGGTCAACATGCAGATCGTCACGCTGCCGATCCCGGCCCAGGAGGGCATCACCCGGGACAACGTGACGGTACGCGTGGACGCGGTCGTCTACTTCAAGGTCGTCGACGCCTCCAGCGCGCTCATCCGGGTGGAGGACTACAAGTTCGCGGTCTCGCAGATGGCGCAGACGTCCCTGCGCTCGATCATCGGCAAGAGCGACCTGGACGACCTGCTGTCCAACCGCGAGAAGCTCAACCAGGGGCTGGAGCTGATGATCGACAGCCCGGCCGTCGGGTGGGGCGTGCAGATCGACCGCGTGGAGATCAAGGACGTCTCCCTGCCGGACACGATGAAGCGGTCCATGGCCCGGCAGGCGGAGGCCGACCGGGACCGGCGCGCCCGCATCATCAACGCGGACGCGGAATTCCAGGCGTCGAAGAAGCTGGCCGAGGCGGCCCAGCAGATGGCGGACACGCCCGCCGCGCTGCAACTGCGGCTCCTCCAGACCGTGACGGCGGTCGCCGCCGAGAAGAACTCCACCCTGGTCCTGCCCTTCCCGGTCGAACTGCTGCGCTTCCTGGAGAAGGCCCAGCGGGAGCCGGAGCCGGAGCCGCACCGGAGCCTGGACCGCAGCGCCGCACCGGCGGCTCCCGGCCCGCCCGAACAGCTGCCGGAGGGTGCGAGGGCAGCCGCGGATGACGGCGACCCCGCCCCCGAGGAGGCACCGATCACGCCCGTGCGGAGCACCGCCGACGCGGTCACCCCCGACCCGGACGGCAGCGCGGCCCGCACCAGGAGCTAG
- a CDS encoding YbhB/YbcL family Raf kinase inhibitor-like protein, whose amino-acid sequence MRSRFVGVVLIATLGGVAGCGGGGGSGAATPSDSGTASLGAAGRITVSSPAFTDGGTVPGRYTCTGSDVSPPLAFSGVPAGTAALALLVEDRDAPGGTFTHWLVWNMDPRTTSLPTGATPPGAAQGRNDFSKTGYSGPCPPPGKPHRYVFTVYAADRRLALRPDATAADVRRALSGHTLSTGTLTARYGR is encoded by the coding sequence ATGCGCAGCCGGTTCGTGGGGGTTGTCCTGATCGCGACGCTGGGGGGCGTCGCGGGGTGCGGTGGCGGCGGGGGCTCGGGGGCCGCCACGCCGAGCGACTCCGGCACCGCCTCACTCGGTGCCGCGGGTCGGATCACCGTGTCGAGTCCGGCGTTCACCGACGGCGGCACCGTTCCCGGCCGCTACACGTGCACCGGGTCGGACGTCTCGCCGCCGCTGGCGTTCTCCGGGGTTCCCGCGGGCACGGCGGCGCTGGCCCTGCTGGTCGAGGACCGGGACGCCCCGGGAGGCACGTTCACGCACTGGCTGGTCTGGAACATGGACCCGCGCACCACGAGCCTGCCGACGGGCGCGACCCCGCCGGGAGCCGCCCAGGGGCGCAACGACTTCTCGAAGACGGGCTACAGCGGCCCCTGCCCGCCCCCGGGCAAACCCCACCGCTACGTCTTCACGGTGTACGCCGCCGACCGCCGCCTCGCCCTGAGGCCCGACGCCACGGCCGCCGACGTCCGACGCGCGCTGAGCGGCCACACCCTCTCCACCGGCACCCTCACCGCCCGCTACGGCCGCTGA
- a CDS encoding polysaccharide deacetylase family protein, with translation MITLVRRITAVCALSAALAACGGGTEASRTGMTAPATSASASPSAPARPSPSRPPALTPGPGGLTPVFSHGPRTKGKTVALTFDADMTADEGPRAAAGEHFDNPELIATLRALKAPATVFMTGRWAEQYPDQARSIGSDPLFELANHSYSHYAFTANCYGLPRVPANRMRSDVEGAYAAFRKAGVPHAMPYFRFPGGCYDQQSLRALSGLGVTAVQWDVVSGDAFATNADAVVRQVLDGVRPGSVVVMHCTRSAAPTTERVVRAVVPELRKRGYRLVKVSDLIGASTDRA, from the coding sequence GTGATCACACTTGTACGACGCATCACCGCCGTCTGCGCTCTCAGCGCCGCCCTGGCCGCCTGCGGCGGCGGCACCGAGGCGTCCCGCACCGGTATGACGGCCCCCGCCACGTCCGCGTCGGCCTCCCCCTCCGCTCCGGCCAGGCCCTCGCCCTCCCGGCCTCCGGCCCTCACCCCGGGACCCGGCGGTCTGACCCCCGTCTTCAGCCACGGCCCCCGCACCAAGGGGAAGACGGTCGCCCTCACCTTCGACGCCGACATGACCGCCGACGAGGGACCGCGCGCGGCGGCGGGCGAGCACTTCGACAACCCGGAACTCATCGCCACCCTGCGCGCACTGAAGGCGCCGGCCACGGTGTTCATGACGGGTCGCTGGGCCGAGCAGTACCCCGACCAGGCCCGCTCCATCGGCAGCGACCCCCTGTTCGAGCTCGCCAACCACTCCTACAGCCACTACGCGTTCACCGCGAACTGCTACGGCCTGCCCAGAGTGCCCGCCAATCGGATGCGGTCGGACGTGGAGGGCGCGTACGCGGCGTTCCGCAAGGCGGGCGTGCCGCACGCGATGCCGTACTTCCGCTTCCCCGGCGGCTGCTACGACCAGCAGTCCCTGCGGGCGCTCAGCGGTCTCGGCGTCACCGCGGTGCAGTGGGACGTGGTGAGCGGAGACGCGTTCGCGACGAACGCGGACGCCGTGGTCCGGCAGGTCCTGGACGGGGTCAGGCCGGGCTCGGTCGTGGTCATGCACTGCACCCGCAGCGCCGCCCCCACCACCGAGCGCGTGGTGCGCGCCGTCGTACCGGAGCTGCGCAAGAGGGGCTACCGCCTGGTGAAGGTCTCCGACCTGATCGGCGCCTCGACCGACCGCGCCTGA
- a CDS encoding aminoacyl-tRNA hydrolase produces the protein MDAVSTDESTTATAPQDSPFRSEPGARDQARQFVLPLVVRIERAAPPARTDALETAARAVLVLLADERSAGDGEWARAVRDWQDARIRKVVRRARGAEWRRAEALPGITVTGGTAQVRVFPPVPLDGWPKDLARLQVSGTELDDAEPPAAPDPAVPVLWMSPGLEMSAGKAMAQAGHGAQLAWWELSEEQRTAWRDAGFPLTVRTAGPAHWRDLTSGGLPVVRDAGFTEIAPGSCTVVADHPALRPGLI, from the coding sequence CTGGACGCCGTGAGCACCGACGAGAGCACCACCGCCACCGCCCCGCAGGACAGCCCGTTCCGGTCCGAGCCCGGCGCACGCGACCAGGCACGGCAGTTCGTGCTGCCGCTGGTGGTGCGGATCGAGCGGGCCGCTCCCCCGGCCCGTACGGACGCCCTGGAGACCGCGGCCCGAGCGGTCCTGGTGCTGCTCGCCGACGAGCGCTCGGCCGGTGACGGGGAGTGGGCGCGGGCCGTGCGGGACTGGCAGGACGCCCGGATCCGCAAGGTGGTGCGGCGGGCGCGCGGCGCCGAGTGGCGGCGGGCCGAGGCCCTCCCCGGCATCACCGTGACCGGGGGGACCGCGCAGGTGCGGGTCTTTCCGCCCGTGCCGCTGGACGGCTGGCCCAAGGACCTGGCGAGGCTTCAGGTCTCCGGCACCGAGCTGGACGACGCGGAGCCGCCCGCCGCGCCGGACCCGGCCGTCCCGGTGCTGTGGATGAGCCCCGGCCTGGAGATGTCGGCGGGCAAGGCGATGGCCCAGGCGGGTCACGGCGCCCAGCTCGCCTGGTGGGAACTGTCCGAGGAGCAGCGCACGGCCTGGCGGGACGCGGGCTTCCCCCTCACCGTCCGCACCGCGGGCCCCGCCCACTGGCGGGACCTCACCTCCGGCGGACTGCCGGTGGTGCGCGACGCCGGCTTCACGGAGATCGCCCCCGGCTCCTGCACGGTCGTCGCCGACCACCCCGCGCTGCGGCCGGGCCTGATCTAG
- a CDS encoding DUF692 domain-containing protein: protein MERLGTGIGWRPEIADAVEEMPGVDWVEAVAENVCPAHLPESLLRLRRRGVTVVPHGVSLGLGGADRPDEGRLTALAERAQALGSPLVTEHIAFVRAGGVLTASPRLEAGHLLPVPRTRDALDVLCENVRIAQEALPVPLAVENIAALLAWPDEELTEGQFLYELADRTGVRLLIDVANLHTNHVNRGEDPARALAELPLEALAYVHVAGGLERDGVWHDSHAHPVPRPVLDILTDLASRVAPPGVLLERDENFPEPAELERELAVIGTAVESGRTTARRAADPAPAPTPTPGPGPDPDPGPATGPGQAPDAGGRGAPGPDPRAAGGTGPARQRLALAQTSLLSALVAGTPAPEGFDRVRIGVQARSLAAKRADVVAKVAPELTVLLGEGYRTAFLAYAQRHPMTGGYRQDALDFAESLLLADGPRNAGIRRELREWWLDRSGPAPRSRRPAVRVARAAQRVLLRR, encoded by the coding sequence ATGGAGCGGCTGGGGACGGGGATCGGGTGGCGGCCGGAGATCGCGGACGCCGTGGAGGAGATGCCGGGCGTCGACTGGGTCGAGGCCGTCGCCGAGAACGTGTGTCCCGCACACCTTCCCGAGTCACTGCTGCGCCTGCGCCGCCGCGGGGTGACCGTGGTGCCGCACGGGGTCTCGCTCGGCCTCGGCGGGGCCGACCGGCCGGACGAGGGCCGGCTGACCGCCCTCGCCGAGCGGGCGCAGGCGCTCGGCTCGCCGCTGGTGACCGAGCACATCGCGTTCGTGCGCGCGGGCGGCGTACTGACCGCCTCCCCGCGGCTGGAAGCCGGGCATCTGCTGCCCGTGCCGCGCACCCGCGACGCCCTCGACGTGCTGTGCGAGAACGTCCGGATCGCGCAGGAGGCGCTGCCCGTGCCGCTCGCCGTGGAGAACATCGCCGCGCTGCTGGCCTGGCCGGACGAGGAGCTGACGGAGGGCCAGTTCCTGTACGAGCTGGCCGACCGCACGGGTGTGAGGCTGCTGATCGACGTCGCCAATCTGCACACCAACCACGTCAACCGGGGAGAGGACCCGGCCCGGGCGCTGGCCGAACTCCCCCTCGAAGCCCTCGCGTACGTCCATGTGGCGGGCGGCCTCGAACGCGACGGTGTCTGGCACGACAGCCACGCACACCCGGTGCCGCGGCCGGTCCTCGACATCCTGACCGACCTCGCCTCACGCGTCGCCCCGCCGGGGGTCCTGCTGGAGCGCGACGAGAACTTCCCCGAACCGGCTGAGTTGGAGCGGGAGTTGGCGGTCATCGGAACAGCGGTGGAGTCGGGGCGTACGACGGCCCGGCGGGCGGCCGACCCCGCCCCGGCCCCCACTCCAACCCCCGGTCCCGGCCCTGACCCCGACCCCGGCCCCGCCACCGGCCCCGGCCAGGCGCCGGACGCCGGCGGCCGCGGTGCGCCCGGACCGGATCCGCGGGCGGCCGGCGGCACCGGGCCCGCCCGGCAGCGGCTCGCTCTCGCACAGACCTCGCTGCTGTCGGCGCTCGTCGCCGGGACGCCCGCGCCGGAGGGGTTCGACCGGGTGCGCATCGGCGTGCAGGCGCGGTCGCTGGCCGCGAAGCGGGCGGACGTCGTGGCCAAGGTGGCTCCCGAACTGACGGTGTTGCTCGGCGAGGGGTACCGGACCGCGTTCCTCGCGTACGCGCAGAGGCACCCGATGACCGGCGGCTACCGGCAGGACGCCCTGGACTTCGCGGAGTCGCTGCTGCTCGCCGACGGGCCCCGGAACGCGGGCATCCGGCGGGAGTTGCGGGAGTGGTGGCTGGACCGCTCGGGGCCGGCGCCGCGGTCGCGCCGACCGGCGGTACGGGTGGCCCGCGCGGCCCAGCGGGTGCTGCTGCGCCGCTGA
- a CDS encoding TIGR04222 domain-containing membrane protein — MFWVLLLLLAWAFAGTACLRLCLAAVRAAAVDVDAGRGRDLTLYEAAFLSGGPARVADLTLVSMARQRRLLLAHTGWATVVDPRGRDEMERSVIGAIGPEGQSRIAPVRAAAATADAVRGLADRLVSAGLAVPDGDGSTIAAGVRRVRTATLAVLALGATALLLPGPTGMPRELIALWFALPLTLTLSCLAIARFEVHPYSRWASPAGQRLLGALNRRVDGAGDERTYLASVAVHGISAIGEPNLRAAFAHRDQPSPDRPSHGGPPHGRALRDG; from the coding sequence ATGTTCTGGGTCCTTCTCCTGCTCCTGGCCTGGGCCTTCGCGGGCACGGCGTGCCTGCGGCTGTGCCTGGCCGCGGTACGCGCCGCGGCCGTCGACGTGGACGCGGGCCGGGGCCGCGATCTGACGCTCTATGAGGCGGCGTTCCTCTCGGGCGGACCGGCGCGGGTCGCCGATCTGACCCTGGTCTCCATGGCGCGCCAGCGCCGGCTGCTGCTCGCGCACACCGGCTGGGCGACGGTCGTGGATCCCCGCGGGCGGGACGAGATGGAGCGCTCCGTCATAGGGGCGATCGGCCCGGAGGGACAGTCCCGGATCGCGCCGGTGCGCGCGGCCGCGGCCACCGCGGACGCGGTGCGCGGCCTCGCCGACCGGCTCGTCAGCGCCGGTCTCGCCGTGCCGGACGGGGACGGGTCCACGATCGCGGCCGGGGTCCGCCGGGTGCGGACGGCCACGCTGGCCGTGCTCGCCCTGGGCGCGACCGCGCTGCTGCTGCCCGGCCCGACCGGGATGCCCCGCGAGCTGATCGCCCTGTGGTTCGCGCTGCCGCTCACGCTCACCCTGAGCTGCCTGGCCATCGCCCGCTTCGAGGTCCACCCGTACTCGCGTTGGGCGTCCCCGGCCGGACAGCGCCTGCTCGGCGCGCTGAACCGGCGGGTGGACGGCGCCGGTGACGAGCGTACGTATCTGGCGTCCGTGGCCGTACACGGCATCAGCGCGATCGGCGAACCGAACCTGCGTGCGGCCTTCGCCCATCGCGACCAGCCCTCGCCCGACCGTCCCTCGCACGGCGGGCCCCCGCACGGCCGGGCCCTCCGGGACGGGTAG
- a CDS encoding alpha/beta hydrolase, which translates to MTAAAVWTAAGSLVLTALAGAPSSGAARLPGTAAELRGTVVAAARARAAGIDFGACPKARDLPGTLECGTVPVPLDYAHPDGERIRLSVSRVRATHTDPRNSKRRVPRQGALVFNPGGPGADGTSFPLMGLLPEWKRVAAAYDLVGYAPRGVGRSAPLSCQDPKGFFKAPAPAPTHPSRAYKERRVTEAKAYASGCARRAGQALRHYNSLNNARDLDVLRAALGEDRLTFVGASYGTYFGALYATLFPSHVRRMVFDAAVNPAPERIWYRNNLDQSAAFEARWADFREWTARHDDVYALGRTAGQVQRSYDRARARLAAEPAGGSVGPGQLQGLFLTAGYYDDHWPGSAEALSAYLKGDPEPLVALAAPHREGAAEAENGNAVYTAVECNDAAWPADFEVWDRDNTRLARVAPFETWSNVWANLPCAYWKAPRQRPLDVRTWPGELPPTLILAAERDAAAPYDGALELRRRLAGSVLVTERGAGTHGIAGGPNACVNAYLDAYLLQGRLPVRQAACAPRAEPRPDGPTFHESRARQLREALKNATGRPGATR; encoded by the coding sequence ATGACCGCTGCCGCCGTCTGGACGGCCGCCGGGTCCCTGGTCCTCACCGCCCTCGCCGGCGCCCCGTCCTCGGGCGCCGCGCGCCTTCCCGGCACCGCGGCGGAACTGCGCGGCACCGTCGTGGCAGCGGCGCGCGCCCGCGCGGCCGGAATCGACTTCGGCGCGTGCCCGAAGGCGCGGGACCTGCCCGGCACCCTGGAGTGCGGCACGGTCCCGGTGCCCCTCGACTACGCGCACCCCGACGGCGAGCGGATCCGGCTCTCCGTCAGCCGGGTGCGGGCCACCCACACGGACCCTCGCAACAGCAAGCGCAGAGTGCCCCGTCAGGGCGCCCTGGTGTTCAACCCGGGCGGTCCGGGCGCCGACGGCACCTCCTTCCCGCTCATGGGCCTGCTGCCGGAGTGGAAGCGCGTCGCCGCCGCGTACGACCTCGTCGGCTACGCCCCGCGCGGGGTGGGCCGGTCGGCCCCGCTGTCCTGCCAGGACCCGAAGGGCTTCTTCAAGGCGCCCGCACCCGCGCCGACGCACCCCTCACGGGCGTACAAGGAGCGGCGCGTCACCGAGGCCAAGGCGTACGCGAGCGGCTGCGCCCGGCGCGCGGGCCAGGCGCTGCGGCACTACAACTCCCTCAACAACGCCCGCGACCTGGACGTGCTGCGGGCGGCGCTGGGTGAGGACCGGCTGACGTTCGTGGGCGCCTCGTACGGCACCTACTTCGGCGCGCTGTACGCCACGCTGTTCCCCTCGCACGTACGCCGGATGGTCTTCGACGCGGCGGTGAACCCGGCGCCCGAACGGATCTGGTACCGCAACAACCTGGACCAGTCGGCCGCGTTCGAGGCGCGCTGGGCGGACTTCCGGGAGTGGACGGCCCGGCACGACGACGTGTACGCGCTGGGCCGCACGGCCGGGCAGGTGCAGAGGAGCTACGACAGGGCGCGGGCGCGGCTCGCCGCCGAACCGGCGGGCGGCTCGGTGGGGCCGGGGCAGTTGCAGGGCCTGTTCCTGACGGCCGGGTACTACGACGACCACTGGCCGGGCAGCGCCGAGGCCCTGTCGGCGTATCTGAAGGGCGACCCCGAGCCGCTGGTCGCGCTGGCGGCCCCGCACCGGGAGGGGGCCGCCGAGGCGGAGAACGGCAACGCGGTCTACACGGCCGTGGAGTGCAACGACGCTGCCTGGCCGGCGGACTTCGAGGTCTGGGACCGGGACAACACGCGGCTCGCGCGGGTGGCGCCGTTCGAGACCTGGAGCAATGTGTGGGCGAACCTGCCGTGCGCCTACTGGAAGGCACCCCGGCAGCGGCCCCTGGATGTGCGGACCTGGCCGGGTGAGCTGCCGCCGACGCTGATCCTGGCCGCCGAACGGGACGCGGCCGCGCCGTACGACGGTGCCCTCGAGCTGCGCCGGCGCCTGGCCGGTTCGGTGCTGGTGACCGAGCGGGGCGCGGGCACGCACGGCATCGCGGGCGGGCCGAACGCGTGCGTCAACGCGTATCTGGACGCCTACCTGCTCCAGGGCCGCCTGCCGGTGCGGCAGGCGGCGTGCGCCCCGCGCGCGGAGCCGAGGCCGGACGGCCCGACCTTCCACGAGTCCCGGGCACGCCAACTGCGTGAGGCCCTGAAGAACGCCACCGGCCGGCCCGGCGCCACCCGCTGA
- the hemQ gene encoding hydrogen peroxide-dependent heme synthase encodes MSDDAPTTDSGRIPNKGKLAKDLNEVIRYTLWSVFKLKDLLPEDRAGYADEVQELFDQLAAKDVTIRGTYDLSGLRADADLMIWWHAETSDQLQEAYNLFRRTRLGRALEPVWSNMALHRPAEFNRSHIPAFLADETPRDYVSVYPFVRSYDWYLLPDEDRRRMLADHGKMARGYPDVRANTVASFSLGDYEWVLAFEADELHRIVDLMRHLRASEARRHVREEIPFFTGRRKDIAELVAGLA; translated from the coding sequence ATGAGTGACGACGCTCCTACCACCGACTCCGGCAGGATCCCGAACAAGGGCAAGCTGGCCAAGGACCTCAACGAGGTCATCCGCTACACGCTGTGGTCCGTCTTCAAGCTGAAGGACCTGCTTCCCGAGGACCGCGCGGGTTACGCGGACGAGGTCCAGGAACTGTTCGACCAGCTCGCCGCCAAGGACGTGACCATCCGCGGCACGTACGACCTCTCGGGCCTGCGCGCCGACGCCGACCTCATGATCTGGTGGCACGCCGAGACCAGCGACCAGCTCCAGGAGGCGTACAACCTCTTCCGCCGCACGAGGCTCGGCCGCGCGCTGGAGCCGGTGTGGTCGAACATGGCGCTGCACCGTCCCGCCGAGTTCAACCGCTCGCACATCCCGGCGTTCCTCGCCGACGAGACGCCGCGCGACTACGTCAGCGTCTATCCCTTCGTGCGCTCCTACGACTGGTACCTGCTGCCCGACGAGGACCGCCGCCGCATGCTCGCCGACCACGGCAAGATGGCCCGGGGCTACCCGGACGTGCGGGCCAACACGGTCGCGTCCTTCTCCCTCGGCGACTACGAGTGGGTCCTCGCCTTCGAGGCCGACGAGCTGCATCGCATCGTCGACCTCATGCGGCACCTGCGCGCCTCGGAGGCCCGCCGGCACGTCCGCGAGGAGATCCCGTTCTTCACCGGGCGCCGCAAGGACATCGCCGAGCTGGTGGCGGGTCTGGCCTGA
- the hemG gene encoding protoporphyrinogen oxidase, translated as MSATGTGTGHVVVIGAGIAGLAAAHRLLQRGARVTVLEAAERVGGKLLPGEIAGVRVDLGAESMLARRPEAVTLARETGLAGHLQPPATASASLWTRGALRPMPKGHVMGVPGTASALAGVLSEGGLARIERDAELPRTEVGDDVAVGEYVAARLGREVVDRLVEPLLGGVYAGDAYRISMRSAVPQLFRAAQTHDSLLEGVREIQDAAAAAQQTGPVFMGIEGGVGRLPVAVAESVRARGGEILTGTPVTELRRQDRTSWRVAAGDRVLHADAVVVAVPAPAAAGLLRAESPEAAAELRAVEYASMALITLAYRRAGTALPEGSGFLVPPVDGRTIKASTFASQKWGWIADEDPDVVVLRTSVGRYGETEILQREDADLVEVSRHDLREATGLDAAPLETRVTRWTDGLPQYPVGHHARVARIREHIGKLPGLAVCGAVYDGVGIPACVASAYAAVDQLDGDLRAVRELTADPVQSPHGGAGE; from the coding sequence ATGAGCGCAACGGGTACGGGCACGGGCCATGTCGTCGTCATCGGGGCCGGGATCGCGGGGCTTGCGGCCGCGCACCGGCTGTTGCAGCGCGGGGCGCGGGTGACCGTGCTGGAGGCGGCGGAACGGGTCGGCGGCAAGCTGCTGCCGGGCGAGATCGCGGGCGTCCGCGTCGACCTGGGCGCCGAGTCGATGCTGGCCCGCCGGCCCGAAGCCGTGACCCTCGCGCGCGAGACGGGACTCGCCGGCCACCTCCAGCCACCCGCCACGGCGAGCGCCTCCCTCTGGACCCGCGGCGCCCTGCGGCCCATGCCCAAGGGACACGTCATGGGCGTGCCCGGCACCGCCTCCGCGCTGGCCGGCGTGCTGTCCGAGGGGGGCCTGGCCCGCATCGAGCGCGACGCCGAGCTGCCCCGTACGGAGGTCGGCGACGACGTGGCGGTCGGCGAGTACGTGGCCGCACGCCTGGGCCGCGAGGTCGTCGACCGCCTGGTCGAGCCCCTGCTCGGCGGGGTCTACGCCGGTGACGCCTACCGCATCTCGATGCGCTCGGCCGTCCCGCAGCTCTTCCGGGCCGCGCAGACCCACGACTCGCTGCTGGAAGGGGTCCGCGAGATCCAGGACGCGGCGGCCGCCGCACAGCAGACCGGGCCGGTGTTCATGGGCATCGAGGGCGGTGTGGGCCGGCTGCCGGTCGCGGTCGCGGAGTCGGTGCGGGCCCGCGGCGGTGAGATCCTGACCGGGACCCCCGTGACGGAGCTGCGCCGGCAGGACCGTACGTCCTGGCGGGTGGCCGCCGGTGACCGCGTGCTGCACGCCGACGCGGTGGTCGTCGCCGTGCCCGCGCCCGCCGCCGCCGGGCTGCTGCGTGCCGAGTCCCCGGAGGCCGCCGCCGAGCTGCGGGCCGTCGAGTACGCCTCCATGGCCCTGATCACCCTCGCCTACCGCCGCGCCGGCACCGCCCTGCCCGAGGGCAGCGGCTTCCTGGTGCCCCCCGTCGACGGCCGCACCATCAAGGCGTCCACCTTCGCCTCCCAGAAGTGGGGCTGGATCGCCGACGAGGACCCGGACGTGGTCGTGCTGCGCACCTCCGTGGGGCGGTACGGCGAGACGGAGATCCTCCAGCGCGAGGACGCCGACCTCGTCGAGGTCTCCCGGCACGACCTGCGCGAGGCGACCGGCCTGGACGCCGCGCCCCTGGAGACCCGTGTCACCCGCTGGACCGACGGCCTGCCCCAGTACCCCGTCGGCCACCACGCGCGCGTGGCCCGCATCCGCGAGCACATCGGCAAGCTGCCCGGTCTGGCGGTGTGCGGCGCGGTGTACGACGGGGTGGGCATCCCCGCGTGCGTCGCGAGCGCGTACGCGGCCGTGGACCAGCTGGACGGCGACCTGCGCGCCGTGCGGGAGCTGACCGCGGACCCGGTGCAGAGTCCGCACGGCGGAGCGGGAGAATAG
- a CDS encoding DUF4349 domain-containing protein — MRTRRSVRPASALAGLLLAAALALTGCGAGDSGGGSTADAKSAADAAGGEARKGAPDTGGGQASEARATTPPRVAASHIIRTASLTVQVKDVPKALDEARTTVENAGGYIGDESTSRDEDGHERTRVVLRVPADRYAEVLGGLEGTGKLIERTAKAQDVTDQVVDVDSRIRSQRVSVARVRELMDRATQLSDVVSLEGELSRRESDLESLLAQQASLKDRTSLATITLSLSRTPAPEPAVAKDDQPGFMDALAGGWHVFVTVLRWIALAIGAILPFAAAAALLAALWLRVVRPRLPGRPAEATPTMTALGAVPDSRRAPAPPAQKPGGEPDPQD, encoded by the coding sequence ATGCGCACACGACGTTCCGTCCGGCCCGCTTCCGCCCTGGCCGGGCTCCTGCTCGCCGCCGCCCTCGCGCTCACCGGGTGCGGCGCGGGCGACAGCGGCGGCGGCAGCACTGCCGACGCCAAGTCCGCCGCGGACGCGGCCGGCGGAGAGGCCCGGAAGGGCGCGCCGGACACCGGCGGCGGCCAGGCCTCCGAGGCGAGGGCCACCACGCCGCCCCGGGTCGCCGCAAGCCACATCATCCGCACCGCCTCGCTCACCGTGCAGGTCAAGGACGTGCCGAAGGCCCTCGACGAGGCCCGCACCACCGTCGAGAACGCCGGGGGCTACATCGGCGACGAGAGCACCAGCCGCGACGAGGACGGCCACGAGCGCACCCGCGTGGTGCTGCGCGTGCCCGCCGACAGGTACGCCGAGGTCCTCGGTGGCCTGGAGGGCACCGGCAAGCTGATCGAGCGCACGGCGAAGGCGCAGGACGTCACCGACCAGGTCGTCGACGTGGACAGCCGCATCAGGTCGCAGCGCGTGAGTGTGGCGCGGGTGCGTGAACTGATGGACCGGGCGACCCAGCTCAGCGACGTGGTCAGCCTGGAGGGTGAGCTGAGCCGCCGCGAGTCCGACCTGGAGTCGCTGCTGGCCCAGCAGGCGTCGCTGAAGGACCGCACGAGCCTGGCCACCATCACCCTGTCCCTGTCCCGGACACCGGCGCCCGAGCCGGCGGTCGCCAAGGATGATCAGCCCGGGTTCATGGACGCGCTGGCGGGCGGCTGGCACGTGTTCGTCACCGTGCTCCGCTGGATCGCCCTGGCCATCGGGGCGATCCTCCCGTTCGCCGCGGCGGCGGCTCTCCTCGCGGCGCTGTGGCTGCGGGTCGTACGGCCCCGGCTGCCCGGGCGCCCCGCCGAAGCGACGCCCACCATGACCGCGCTGGGAGCGGTGCCGGACTCCCGGCGGGCGCCCGCACCCCCGGCCCAGAAGCCCGGCGGCGAACCGGACCCCCAGGACTGA